The proteins below are encoded in one region of Synergistaceae bacterium:
- a CDS encoding site-specific DNA-methyltransferase, with protein sequence HFSNSEHHGHPTEKPLALFEWLIRAYTNEDNLVLDHCVGSGTTAVAAERLGRRWLAVEKELEYCTIAKRRLEENG encoded by the coding sequence TACATTTTTCGAACAGTGAACATCATGGCCACCCGACAGAAAAGCCTTTGGCGCTTTTCGAGTGGTTGATCCGCGCCTACACCAACGAAGATAACTTGGTTTTGGACCACTGCGTCGGAAGCGGAACCACAGCGGTCGCCGCGGAGAGATTGGGACGGCGCTGGCTGGCCGTCGAGAAAGAGTTGGAGTACTGCACCATCGCGAAAAGAAGACTGGAGGAAAACGGTTGA